In Flavobacterium gelatinilyticum, a genomic segment contains:
- a CDS encoding aromatic ring-hydroxylating oxygenase subunit alpha: MIKNLRYIDEEVYQKEKSLFINESWILAAHKNELVNNNDFVAFEYFDNKIFIQNFNGTIKSFQNVCLHRFNTIHEESFGNRVSSCLYHNWKYGKKGNVVGLMCRNSFERDQINELKLKEYEVAECGDFIFLKLNKDFNQTLKEYLGNIYQPLEEISRHFGTKTIDYSIEHKVNWKLLVENVLECYHCTAVHENSFAKMGFGSAAPEKFDFFNAHSWCEFPKADGVKANKIIEKSLTDRTFKTQGYLHFHIYPNAFVSSVEGKGFYLGFMLPESPSKTNLRVRYFSSKFERELNESEQNIIDFINNSSNESLDLVLNEDKKIIENIQSNLVNFKDHSPIFGEEEFRILKYYEFLNSKEELK; this comes from the coding sequence ATGATAAAAAATTTAAGATATATAGATGAAGAGGTTTATCAAAAAGAAAAATCTTTATTTATAAATGAGTCATGGATTCTGGCAGCTCACAAAAATGAGTTAGTAAACAATAATGATTTTGTAGCTTTTGAATATTTTGACAATAAAATTTTCATTCAAAATTTTAACGGTACTATTAAATCTTTTCAAAATGTTTGTCTCCACAGATTCAATACTATTCATGAAGAATCATTTGGAAACAGGGTCTCATCTTGTTTATATCATAACTGGAAGTACGGAAAAAAAGGGAATGTAGTAGGTTTAATGTGTCGTAATTCATTTGAAAGAGATCAAATAAACGAACTGAAATTAAAAGAATATGAAGTGGCTGAATGCGGAGACTTTATTTTTTTAAAACTTAACAAAGATTTTAATCAAACTCTGAAAGAATATCTAGGAAATATTTATCAGCCCTTAGAAGAAATAAGCAGACATTTTGGGACAAAAACAATTGATTACTCGATTGAACATAAAGTAAACTGGAAACTTTTAGTTGAAAATGTTTTAGAATGCTATCATTGTACAGCTGTTCATGAAAATTCATTCGCAAAAATGGGATTTGGTTCAGCTGCACCTGAAAAATTTGATTTTTTTAATGCCCACAGCTGGTGCGAGTTTCCAAAAGCAGATGGTGTTAAGGCAAATAAAATTATTGAAAAATCTTTAACAGACAGAACTTTTAAAACACAGGGTTATCTTCATTTTCATATTTATCCAAATGCATTTGTAAGTTCGGTCGAAGGAAAAGGATTTTATCTTGGATTTATGCTGCCTGAATCTCCTTCTAAGACTAATTTAAGAGTACGTTATTTTTCTTCAAAATTTGAGAGAGAATTAAACGAATCAGAACAAAATATTATTGACTTTATTAATAATAGCTCTAATGAATCTCTGGATTTAGTTTTAAATGAAGATAAAAAGATAATTGAAAACATTCAGTCAAATCTGGTAAATTTTAAAGATCATTCCCCAATATTTGGAGAAGAGGAATTTAGAATTTTAAAATACTATGAGTTTTTAAACAGTAAAGAAGAATTAAAGTAA
- a CDS encoding sialic acid O-acetyltransferase, whose amino-acid sequence MKNLIIIGARGFGREVYDLALQCAGFNIEYIIKGFLDDKSDALEGFENYPKIVGSVEDYEIQEDDIFVCALGTVKWKKYYAELILAKGGKFINLIHPSTNLNTNAITGKGLLVFMYSNISNDCVIEDFVTIQGYVGLGHDTKICKWSHLSSYSFTGGFVILEEEVTLNTRATVLPHVTVRKGATVGASSLVIKNVKENTTVFGVPAKKIEF is encoded by the coding sequence ATGAAAAATTTAATAATAATTGGAGCTAGGGGGTTTGGACGTGAAGTTTACGATCTGGCTTTGCAGTGCGCAGGTTTTAATATTGAGTATATTATAAAGGGTTTTTTAGATGATAAATCAGACGCCTTGGAAGGGTTTGAAAATTATCCAAAAATAGTAGGTTCTGTAGAAGATTATGAAATTCAGGAAGATGATATTTTTGTTTGTGCACTGGGAACCGTAAAATGGAAAAAATATTATGCAGAATTGATTTTAGCAAAAGGAGGAAAGTTTATAAATCTAATTCATCCTTCAACAAATTTAAATACAAATGCAATTACTGGTAAAGGCTTACTGGTTTTTATGTATTCAAATATAAGTAATGACTGTGTAATAGAAGATTTTGTTACCATACAAGGATATGTTGGATTGGGACATGATACTAAAATTTGCAAGTGGTCTCATTTAAGTTCGTATAGTTTTACGGGAGGATTTGTAATTCTGGAAGAAGAAGTTACATTAAATACCAGAGCAACAGTCCTTCCTCATGTGACTGTTAGAAAAGGAGCAACAGTTGGAGCGTCAAGTTTGGTTATTAAAAATGTAAAAGAGAATACAACTGTTTTTGGCGTACCTGCAAAAAAAATAGAATTTTAA
- a CDS encoding glycosyltransferase family 4 protein: MSQEKTVFLETHNINNRATGLGTFNYELIKGLSQLEFENLKLTLNATDTKLLESEFGSIFNYNKYSNLSRMKFFRIRKKYDLWHSVNQNIKVEPFSTTKYLLTIHDVNFAEEISSDHNHKKNKLFIEKLNKATAITYISEFAKKQTHQYFNVPNVPEHVIYNGNPITEILDTSSYTANVPVDKPFFYTIGDFIERKNYEAIITMMKLIKDHNLIISGNNDKKYGEKIKQLISDNSLSNQVFLTGKVTDQGKQFFMKNCTAFLFPSIREGFGLPPIEAMSFGKPTFLSDKTSLPEIGGNAAKYWSDFDPEYMKTILFDGLNSFENNKAENELLFKQRAASFNWKTAASEYLKVYNEILV; this comes from the coding sequence ATGTCACAAGAAAAGACTGTGTTTCTAGAAACTCATAATATAAACAACAGAGCTACCGGTTTAGGGACTTTCAATTATGAATTAATCAAAGGATTATCTCAATTAGAATTTGAAAACCTGAAATTAACATTAAATGCTACTGATACAAAACTTCTTGAAAGTGAATTTGGCAGCATATTCAATTACAATAAATACAGTAACTTATCGAGAATGAAATTTTTCAGAATCCGTAAAAAGTACGATTTGTGGCATTCTGTAAATCAAAATATAAAAGTTGAACCTTTTTCTACAACCAAATATCTACTAACTATTCATGATGTGAATTTTGCTGAAGAAATATCTTCTGATCACAATCATAAGAAAAACAAGCTTTTTATAGAAAAACTAAACAAAGCGACTGCAATTACCTATATATCTGAATTTGCAAAAAAACAAACGCATCAGTACTTTAATGTTCCTAACGTTCCTGAGCATGTTATATACAACGGAAATCCGATCACTGAAATACTTGATACGTCTTCATATACAGCAAATGTCCCGGTTGATAAACCATTTTTTTATACTATTGGTGATTTTATAGAAAGAAAAAATTATGAAGCTATTATTACTATGATGAAGTTAATAAAAGATCATAATTTGATTATTTCAGGTAATAATGATAAGAAATACGGAGAAAAAATAAAGCAGTTAATCAGCGATAACAGTTTATCAAATCAGGTTTTTTTAACCGGAAAAGTGACAGATCAGGGCAAGCAGTTTTTCATGAAAAACTGTACTGCATTTCTTTTTCCTTCAATTAGAGAAGGATTTGGATTACCGCCTATCGAAGCAATGAGTTTTGGTAAACCAACGTTTTTGTCTGACAAAACTTCGCTGCCGGAAATTGGAGGAAACGCCGCAAAATACTGGTCTGATTTTGATCCTGAGTATATGAAAACCATATTGTTTGACGGACTAAACAGTTTTGAAAACAATAAAGCAGAAAATGAATTGCTTTTTAAACAAAGAGCCGCGAGTTTTAACTGGAAAACTGCTGCTTCTGAATACTTAAAAGTCTATAATGAGATTTTAGTATAG
- a CDS encoding glycosyltransferase family 2 protein: MLEPEISVIMPVFNASSFLKESIESILNQTFSNFELIILNDKSTDSSLDIIKELQAKDSRIIVIDKAQNVGPANLRNEGFNASKGQYIALMDADDIALPARFEKQLDFLKNNPEVGVCGTGFTFFGAESKTIKHSEHHDAIKVSFLHSCNIGNPTVMLKKEVLGDFKFENEYVPVEDYDLWSRLLAKTKFYNIPESLLNYRQHTCNISKTKIENVNRSVRKVKINQLKKLGIDPSEPNIDFYLNAVSLRKKLSAEDIIETIKASKHILSQNEKIGYFNQQILTNHINKVLVRSIRNAGNYNLSFYRYLQKNESTLFRRINVLDRIILFFKSLASK; the protein is encoded by the coding sequence ATGCTAGAACCTGAAATTTCAGTAATAATGCCCGTTTTTAATGCTTCTTCTTTTTTAAAAGAGAGTATTGAAAGTATTTTAAACCAAACTTTTTCAAATTTTGAGCTCATCATTTTAAACGATAAATCCACAGATTCAAGTTTAGATATTATAAAAGAATTACAAGCTAAAGACAGCCGAATTATAGTAATTGACAAAGCTCAGAATGTTGGTCCGGCAAATCTTAGGAATGAAGGTTTTAACGCTTCAAAAGGACAATATATTGCCTTAATGGACGCTGATGATATTGCATTACCTGCCCGTTTTGAAAAACAGCTGGATTTTTTAAAGAACAACCCCGAGGTTGGCGTATGCGGCACCGGGTTTACTTTTTTTGGCGCCGAAAGCAAAACTATTAAACACAGTGAGCATCATGATGCGATAAAAGTTTCCTTTTTACACAGCTGTAACATTGGAAACCCAACCGTAATGCTGAAAAAAGAGGTTTTAGGCGATTTCAAATTTGAAAATGAATATGTTCCGGTTGAAGATTATGATTTATGGAGCAGACTTCTGGCGAAAACAAAATTCTACAACATACCGGAATCTCTTTTAAATTACAGGCAGCATACCTGTAACATCAGCAAAACGAAAATTGAAAACGTAAACCGATCTGTAAGAAAGGTTAAAATAAATCAGTTAAAGAAATTAGGAATCGATCCATCTGAGCCAAATATTGATTTTTACCTGAATGCAGTTTCTTTGCGTAAAAAGCTTTCAGCAGAAGATATTATTGAAACTATAAAAGCTTCGAAGCATATTCTTTCGCAAAATGAAAAAATCGGTTATTTCAATCAGCAAATACTAACGAATCATATCAATAAAGTATTGGTTCGCTCTATTCGAAATGCGGGTAATTACAACCTCTCTTTTTATCGATATTTACAAAAAAATGAAAGTACATTGTTCAGAAGAATCAATGTACTTGACAGAATCATTTTGTTTTTTAAATCTCTGGCGTCAAAATAA
- a CDS encoding SDR family NAD(P)-dependent oxidoreductase, producing MNPFDLSGKKILVTGASSGIGYETCLAIARQGGSFIAVARRKDFLENLVEECGSGNTFIAADLSKMEDIKAIVDQIENIDGIVHSAGIVSLAPVKFYSEELMNDMRSINFDSIAYLVNLIFKKKKINKGSSIVLVSSVAGLFGMKGNGIYAASKGALIAISKVWANEFASNKIRVNCVSPGMVKTEITSKSIENLSLEVIQEDEKKYPLGYGDPIQVANPIVFLLSEAGSWITGQNIVLDGGRTSTI from the coding sequence ATGAATCCATTTGATTTATCAGGAAAAAAAATATTGGTAACCGGAGCATCGTCAGGTATTGGTTACGAAACTTGCCTGGCAATTGCCAGACAAGGCGGATCTTTTATAGCAGTAGCGAGACGAAAAGATTTTCTTGAAAACTTAGTTGAAGAATGCGGAAGTGGAAATACTTTTATAGCAGCAGATTTATCTAAAATGGAAGATATCAAAGCTATTGTTGATCAAATTGAAAATATTGACGGAATTGTTCATTCGGCAGGTATAGTCTCACTTGCTCCTGTAAAATTTTATTCAGAGGAGTTAATGAATGATATGAGAAGTATAAATTTTGATTCAATTGCTTATTTGGTTAATTTAATTTTTAAAAAGAAAAAAATTAATAAAGGAAGTTCTATTGTTCTGGTTTCTTCAGTTGCCGGATTATTTGGTATGAAAGGAAACGGGATTTATGCTGCCAGTAAAGGAGCATTGATCGCCATATCAAAAGTTTGGGCAAATGAATTTGCATCAAATAAAATACGTGTAAATTGTGTATCGCCAGGTATGGTTAAAACAGAAATAACTTCAAAATCTATCGAAAATTTATCATTAGAAGTAATTCAGGAAGATGAAAAAAAATATCCATTAGGATATGGAGATCCAATTCAAGTTGCAAATCCTATTGTTTTTTTATTATCAGAAGCTGGAAGCTGGATCACGGGGCAAAATATAGTCTTAGACGGCGGCAGAACTTCAACAATATAA
- a CDS encoding ketoacyl-ACP synthase III, with translation MKAYIKAVSYYLPEAILSNDLINKDFPEWDIEKISSKTGINSRHISAADEFSSDMAVKAAEKLFKEHNIDKSSIDFLLFCTQSPDYFLPTTACIIQEKLGLKTSIGALDFNLGCSGFVYGLSLAKGLIAGSMAQNVLLITAETYSKFIHPKDKSNKTIFGDASAATLISSENGFCSIEKFVFGTDGKGAENLIVKQGGMRYPVSENEDIEDEFGNIRNDKNLFMNGTEIFNFTGEFVPKLTESILEKSDLSKDDIDLFIFHQANKYMLNHLRKKIKIPEDKFFIAMEHCGNTVSSTIPIAIYEAQKQAKFNEAKNVVLAGFGVGYSWGACNLIIGN, from the coding sequence ATGAAAGCGTATATTAAAGCTGTCTCATATTATCTTCCTGAGGCAATTTTGTCAAATGATTTGATTAATAAAGATTTCCCGGAATGGGATATTGAAAAAATCAGTTCCAAAACAGGTATTAATTCTCGTCATATTAGTGCGGCTGATGAATTCTCATCGGATATGGCTGTGAAAGCGGCAGAAAAATTATTTAAAGAGCATAATATTGATAAATCCAGTATAGATTTTTTATTGTTCTGTACTCAGAGCCCTGATTATTTTTTACCAACAACAGCCTGTATTATTCAGGAAAAGTTAGGTTTGAAAACTTCTATTGGCGCTCTGGACTTTAATTTAGGCTGTTCAGGTTTTGTTTATGGATTGAGTTTGGCAAAAGGATTAATTGCGGGCTCAATGGCCCAAAACGTTTTGTTGATTACTGCTGAAACTTATTCTAAATTCATTCATCCAAAAGACAAGAGCAACAAAACTATTTTTGGAGATGCCTCGGCGGCAACTTTAATTTCCAGTGAGAATGGTTTTTGTTCTATTGAGAAATTTGTTTTTGGTACAGATGGAAAAGGTGCAGAGAATCTGATTGTAAAACAAGGCGGTATGCGTTATCCAGTTTCAGAAAATGAAGATATTGAGGATGAATTTGGAAACATAAGAAACGATAAGAATCTATTTATGAACGGAACTGAAATTTTCAACTTCACAGGAGAATTTGTTCCTAAATTGACTGAATCTATTTTAGAAAAGTCAGATTTATCAAAAGATGATATTGATTTATTTATCTTTCATCAGGCAAATAAATATATGCTGAACCATTTAAGAAAGAAAATAAAAATTCCTGAAGATAAGTTTTTTATAGCAATGGAACATTGCGGAAATACTGTTTCATCAACGATTCCTATAGCAATATATGAAGCCCAGAAACAGGCGAAATTTAACGAAGCGAAAAATGTTGTATTAGCAGGTTTTGGTGTGGGATATTCTTGGGGGGCTTGTAATTTAATCATTGGTAATTAA
- a CDS encoding Kdo domain containing protein encodes MNFKVNPVFETSTESILDTIKNFNNSGNLFGNGDRNKIKLFTLNEKTINIKSFKIPNIVNKVAYKYFRKSKARRSFEYATILLEKGIGTPQPIAYLENFNFIGLKDSYYASEHLITELTYRELVEIPEYPDNENILRQFTKFTFDLHEKGVEFLDHSPGNTLIKKVQDDKYDFFLVDLNRMNFHADMSFEQRMVNFSRLTPKQEMIKTMSNEYSKFYTVKSEEEIFEKMWQATVNFQEEFARKKRLKKKLKFWKS; translated from the coding sequence ATGAATTTTAAAGTAAATCCCGTTTTTGAAACCAGTACAGAATCTATTCTGGATACGATTAAAAATTTTAATAATTCAGGAAATTTGTTTGGGAATGGCGATCGAAATAAAATTAAATTATTTACACTGAATGAGAAGACGATTAATATAAAATCGTTCAAAATTCCGAACATTGTAAACAAAGTTGCTTATAAATATTTCAGAAAATCCAAAGCCAGACGCTCGTTTGAATACGCGACTATTTTGTTAGAAAAAGGTATTGGAACCCCGCAGCCCATTGCGTATCTTGAAAACTTTAATTTTATAGGTTTAAAGGACAGTTATTATGCCAGCGAGCATTTGATAACTGAACTTACTTACAGAGAACTGGTTGAAATTCCGGAATATCCGGACAATGAAAATATACTGAGACAATTCACCAAATTTACTTTTGATCTGCACGAAAAAGGTGTGGAGTTCTTAGATCATTCTCCCGGAAATACTTTAATTAAAAAAGTTCAGGACGATAAATATGATTTCTTTCTGGTTGATTTAAACCGAATGAATTTTCATGCTGATATGAGTTTTGAACAGCGTATGGTTAATTTCAGCCGATTAACGCCCAAACAGGAAATGATTAAAACGATGAGTAATGAATATTCAAAGTTTTATACTGTTAAATCTGAGGAAGAGATTTTTGAAAAAATGTGGCAGGCAACTGTTAATTTTCAGGAAGAATTTGCCAGAAAGAAACGATTAAAGAAAAAACTGAAATTCTGGAAATCTTAA
- a CDS encoding glycosyltransferase family 2 protein, with protein MKDQNKIVSNWINNESQPLVSIICTTFNHGDFIGETLKGFLIQETNFSFEIIVHDDASNDNTAAVIQEYADKYPLIIKPILQKENQYSQKVNIWSEITFPISRGKYIALCEGDDYWIDKQKLQKQVDFLENNSQYVITWTDYLIKKGSELEATDFKETLSSVYTVDFNTIFNPYCTYTLTSVFRKESVDFSKFKDYAHFKDNTLYSLALTNGKGAFMNFQGGVYRWHQGGIYSLKALFFQRYSSYLNIKEIFENIPQARTNNIKKVIASLLKASAFEALKLRRSEEFKNDEEPKKAVAEFLDKASLSLKIKYLWRYIKSCM; from the coding sequence ATGAAAGATCAAAATAAAATTGTTTCAAATTGGATTAATAATGAGAGCCAGCCTTTAGTAAGCATAATCTGCACTACCTTTAATCATGGAGACTTTATAGGTGAAACTTTGAAGGGCTTTTTAATTCAGGAAACTAATTTTTCTTTTGAAATTATTGTTCATGATGATGCATCAAATGATAATACTGCAGCAGTAATTCAGGAATATGCAGATAAATATCCTTTAATTATAAAACCAATCCTGCAGAAAGAAAATCAATACTCACAAAAAGTGAATATTTGGAGCGAGATTACTTTTCCAATCTCAAGAGGAAAATATATTGCATTATGCGAAGGTGATGATTATTGGATAGATAAACAGAAACTGCAGAAACAGGTAGATTTTTTAGAGAATAACAGTCAATATGTAATAACCTGGACAGACTATTTAATAAAAAAAGGAAGTGAACTGGAAGCTACTGATTTTAAAGAAACGTTATCCTCTGTTTATACCGTTGATTTTAATACTATTTTTAATCCCTATTGCACTTATACATTAACCAGTGTTTTTAGAAAAGAGTCGGTAGATTTTTCAAAATTCAAAGACTATGCTCATTTTAAAGACAATACACTTTATTCGCTTGCTCTAACTAATGGAAAAGGTGCTTTTATGAATTTTCAGGGAGGCGTTTACAGATGGCATCAGGGAGGTATTTACTCCTTAAAAGCCTTGTTTTTTCAGCGTTATTCGTCGTATTTAAATATTAAAGAAATTTTTGAAAACATCCCGCAGGCCAGAACAAATAATATTAAAAAAGTGATAGCTTCATTATTAAAAGCTTCGGCTTTTGAGGCTTTAAAACTACGCAGAAGTGAAGAATTTAAAAACGATGAAGAACCCAAAAAGGCTGTTGCCGAATTTCTCGATAAAGCCTCTTTGTCTTTAAAAATTAAATATCTGTGGCGATATATAAAATCCTGTATGTGA
- a CDS encoding glycosyltransferase family 2 protein — protein sequence MISSSQNQLLSALLITYNEESNINAVLDNLAFADEIIIVDSFSSDKTFEIASTYKNVKIVQRAFDNFALQRNYTINLASNPWILFIDADERVTPELLQEIKTVIQQKKSASAYFMYRDFIFENKKLRYSGWQTDKIIRLFKKEDASYNLNKIVHEKLIVKGEIKTLKNRLTHYSYSNYEDYKRKMIFYGRLKAQEELVKNTKPNFFHFLIRPAYQFLNQYILRFGFLDGKKGIIICYLNALSVAERFNELKKIRSGN from the coding sequence ATCAAATATTAATGCGGTTCTGGATAATCTGGCTTTCGCCGATGAAATAATTATTGTCGATTCTTTCAGCTCCGACAAAACTTTTGAGATTGCTTCGACTTACAAAAATGTAAAAATTGTACAACGTGCTTTTGATAATTTTGCTCTTCAGCGCAATTACACTATCAATTTAGCTTCAAACCCGTGGATTCTTTTTATTGATGCCGATGAAAGGGTTACACCGGAGCTTTTACAGGAAATAAAAACGGTAATTCAACAAAAAAAAAGCGCATCGGCTTATTTTATGTACCGGGATTTTATTTTTGAAAACAAAAAACTGCGTTACAGCGGCTGGCAGACAGATAAAATTATTCGTCTTTTTAAGAAAGAAGACGCCAGTTACAACCTGAATAAAATTGTACATGAAAAGTTAATTGTAAAAGGAGAAATTAAAACCTTAAAAAACAGGCTTACACATTATTCGTATTCTAATTACGAAGATTATAAAAGAAAAATGATCTTCTACGGAAGATTAAAGGCACAGGAAGAACTGGTAAAAAACACCAAGCCTAACTTTTTTCATTTCCTGATCAGACCGGCTTATCAGTTTCTGAACCAGTATATTCTGCGTTTTGGATTTTTAGACGGAAAAAAAGGCATTATTATCTGTTATCTAAATGCCCTGAGTGTTGCAGAACGTTTTAACGAATTAAAAAAAATCAGATCAGGGAATTAA